The sequence TTGATGCTCTTCGACGAGCCGACCTCGGCGCTGGACCCGGAGATGATCCGGGAGGTGCTCGACGTGATGGTCGGCCTCGCCCGCGACGGCATGACGATGGTCGCCGTCACCCACGAGATGGGATTCGCCCGCCGGGCCGCGGACCGGGTGGTGTTCATGGACGACGGCCAGATCGTCGAGACCGGCGAACCCGACGCGTTCTTCACCGAGCCGCGCACCGAGCGGGCCCGCGACTTCCTGTCCACGATCCTCCGGCACTGACCCGTCCGTCGCCGGCCAGCCCACCCGTACCGAAGGAGATCCATGATTCCCCAGAAGAACGGCAACCGGTCGGCCCGCGGACGCGAGCGTGGCATCGGCGCTGGTGGCGGTGGCGGCGCCATCGGTGTCGGCGGCGGAGGGCGCGGCAGGGGGCGCGGCGGAAGGCGCGGGATGGCCGCCGCCGGCACGGCGCTGGCCCTGGCCGGTGCGCTCACCGCGTGCGGCGGTGGCGGCTCCTCGTCGCTGCCGTCCTCGCCCGGCGGCAAGTCCGGCGCCGGCAAGCCGTCGGCGTACACCCAGGCGCAGGTGGTCGCCGCCGCCCCGGTCGCGCCTGCCTCCGCGATCACCGCCGGCTCCTGGATGGCCAAGGTCAAGAAGCGCGGCACCCTGCTGGTCGGCGGCACCGACTCCTCCGCGATGTTCTCCCAACGCAACCCCGTCAGTGGCCAGTTGGAGGGCTTCGACGCGGGCCTGTCGCAGATGCTGGCGAAGTACATCACCGGCAAGCCCGCCACGAAGCTCTCGCTGGTCACCGTGGACACCCGCGAGACGATGCTGCAGAACGGCACCGTGGACACCGTGTTCGCCACCTACACCATCACCCCGCAGCGCGCCCAGAAGGTCGCCTTCGCCGGGCCCTACTACGAGTCGGGCGACGCGATCCTGGTCAAGGCGGGCAACAGCACGATCACCAAGCCGGCCGACCTCAACGGCAAGACGGTCGCCACCGAGGGCAACTCCACCGCCGCGCTGGACCTGAAGAAGTTCGCCCCCAAGGCCAAGACGCTGCTCTTCCAGGAGGACGGCGAGTGCGTCGCCGCGGTCAAGCAGGGGCGCGCCGACGCCTACGTGCTGGACCAGGGCATCCTGCTCGGCGACGTGGTCAGCGACCCCCAACTGAAGGTCGTCGGGCAGCCGTTCACCCAGGAGCCGTACGGCATCGGGCTGCCGAAGGCCGACCCGGAGGCGAAGGCGTTCGTCAACGCGTGGCTCAAGACCATCTACGCGGACGGCGAGTGGGCCAAGCTGTGGAAGGCCACCGTCGGCACCAAGATCGCCGGTTCACCGCCCGCGCCGCCCACCATCGGCTCCGCCGACGGGTCCTGACGAGGCGTCATGCATGAGGTCCTCCACCACCTCGGCTACCTCGCCGGCGGGCTCGGCACCACCCTGGAGCTGTCCCTGCTCGGCTTCGCCGGCGCCGTCGTCCTCGGCACGCTGCTGACGGTGATGCGGGTCAGCCCGATCCTCCCGCTGCGGGTGCTCGGCACCCTCTACGTCGAGGTGTTCCGCAACGTGCCGCTGCTGGCGTTCCTGGTGCTGTTCGTCTTCGGCCTGCCCGACGCCGGCATCACCTACTCACTGTTCACCTCCGAGGCGATCTGCCTGGCGCTGTACTTCGCCGGGTACGTCTGCGAGGCGGTGCGGGCGGGGATCAACGCGGTCCCGGTCGGGCAGGCCGAGGCGGCCCGCGCGATCGGCATGACCTTCGGCCAGTCGCTGGCCCTGGTGATCCTCCCGCAGGCGTTCCGCACCATGGTCCAACCGCTCGCCAACGTGTTCATCGGGGTGGTGCTCTCCTCGTCGCTGGGCGCGGCGGTCGGCGTCAGCGAACTCATCGGCCGCACCCAGTGGTTGGACCTGCAGTACGACGAGCCGGTGCCCACGTTCCTGCTCGCCACGGTCGGCTACGTGCTGATCACCCTCGCGGTCGGGCTGCTCGCCGGGCGGCTCCAGAAGCGGATGGCGGTGCGCAGATGACCGGACCGAACCGCGTGCTCTTCGACGCGCCCGGCCCGCGGGCCCGGCGCCGGATACGCCTCGCCACCGCGCTGTCCGTACTGGTCATCGCGGGCCTGATCGCCCTGGGCGTCCACCAGCTCGCGCGGCACGGCCAGCTCGACCACGCCCGATGGCAGCCGTTCGGGCAGTGGCCCTACCAGCGGTTCCTGCTGCAGGGCCTGGTGCGGACCCTCAAGGCAGCCGGGATGGCCGCGCTGCTCGCGCTGCCGGCCGGCGCGCTGCTCGCGCTCGGCCGGCTCTCGCCGCACCGGGTGCTGCGGCTGGCGGCCGGCGGCTTCGTCGAACTCTTCCGCTCGGTGCCGCTGCTGCTGGTGCTGTACGTCTTCCTGATGGGCATCCCGCGCGCCGGCTACACCTTCCCGGTCTTCTGGGAGCTGGTCATCCCGGTGGTGCTGTGCACGTCCGCGCTGCTCGCCGAGATCTTCCGGGCCGGCGTACTCGCCCTGGACCGCGGCCAGTCCGAGGCCGGCTACGCCCTCGGGATGCGGCGCCGCCAGGTGATGTGGCTGGTGGTGCTGCCGCAGGCGGTCCGGCTCGTGGTGCCCACGCTGGTCTCCCAACTGGTCAGCCTGCTCAAGGACACCACCCTCGGCTACGTCGTCAGCTACCCCGAACTCCTCAACCAGGGAAAGGTGCTGGGCTCCTACACGCACGACTTCCTGCAGAGCTACCTCAGCGTCACCGCGATCTACATCGTGGTCAACGCCGTGCTCTCCCAGCTCGCGGAGGCGCTGGAGCGCCGCGGCAAGCGCCGCCCGAAGGCGGGCGCCGCCGGCACCGGACCGGGACTGCCCGGGCCGCGGACGCCCGAGAGCGTCGGCGTGGAGGCGCTGCGCACGACGTAGTGGCCGGGTGCGCGTGCCGCTGTACGGCGTCAGTCAGGCGCGGCCGGCGGCGCGGGCGCGTTCCACCGCGCCGCCGATGGCGCCGGTGAGCGCGGCCACCTCGTCGGCGGTGGAGGTGTGCCCGAGGGAGAAGCGCAGCGTGCCGCGGGCATCGGCCGCCGAACGGCCCATGGCGAGCAGCACATGGCTCGGCTGGGCCACACCCGCGGTGCACGCGGAACCGGTGGAGCAGGCGATGCCCTGGGCGTCGAGGAGCAGCAGCAGCGCGTCGCCCTCGCAGCCGGGGAACGTGAAGTGGGCGTTGCCGGCGAGCCGTCCGTCGGGGGAGGGGTCGCCGTTGAGCACCGCGTCGGGTACGGCCGCGCGGACGCCGCGCACCAACTCGTCGCGCAGCGCGCCGACATGGCCGACGAACTCCGCGCGCCGCTCGGCCGCCAGCGTGCCCGCCGCGGCGAACGCGGCGATCGCGGGCACGTCGAGGGTGCCGGACCGGCTGCGCTCCTGCCCGCCGCCGTGCAGCAGCGGTACGGGCGTGTCCTCGCGCCGCAGCAGCAGCGCGCCGACGCCGTACGGGCCGCCCACCTTGTGCCCGGTGACGGTCATCGCGTCCAGGCCGCTGGCGGCGAAGTCGAGGTCGAGCTGGCCGAACGCCTGCACCGCGTCGGAGTGCATCGGCACCCCGAACTCGCGGGCGACCTCGGCGAGTTCGGGCACCGGCAGGATGGTGCCGACCTCGTTGTTCGCCCACATCGCGGTGACCAGCGCCACATCGTCGGGACCCGCGCCCCGCTCCAGCGCGGCCCGCAGCGCCTCCGGGCGCACCCGGCCGTGTCCGTCGACCGCCAGCCACTCCACGACGGCGCCCTCGTGGTCGGCGAGCCAGTACACCGCGTCGAGCACCGCGTGGTGCTCCACCGGGCTCGCCAGCACCCGCACCCGCCGCGCGTCCTCCGCCCGGCGGGACCAGAACAGGCCCTTCACGGCGAGGTTGTCCGATTCCGTGCCCCCGGCGGTGAACACCACCTCGCTCGGCCGCGCCCCGAGCGCCGCGGCCAGCGCTTCCCGGGACTCCTCGACGGTACGGCGGGCCTGACGGCCGGCTGCGTGCAGTGCGGACGCGTTGCCGGTCACCGTCAGGTGCGCGGTCATCGCCCGGACCGCCTCCGGGAGCATCGGCGTCGTGGCGGCGTGATCGAGGTAGGCCATGGTCCCCCGATTCTAAGGGTGTCCCCGACCCGCCCGGCTGCCCCGTCCTGTCGGTCCAGGGACCACCTCCCGGTGGGGGCTTGCCGCGCAGTTCCCCGCGCCCCTGGATGCGCCCGGGTTCCTCCGGGGCAAGCACGCGGGAAGCCGCACTTGCTCAGGGGCGCGTGAGGGCACCTCCCAGGCGGAGCTCTGGGGGGAGAACGGCGCGACAAGCCACCCACCGACCGCAAGGTCCCGTGCATCACAGACGGGGCAGCCGGGTGGGTCCGTTACCCCCGGGGGGCCCGCGCGAGTTGGCGGGACTGGGCGACGAGGCGGTCCGCGCTGTCCCAGACCTCCGCGTCCTCCTCCAGCAATCCCCCCGCGAGGTTGCGCGTGGTGAGAGAGATCCGCACCGGCCCGGGCGCGGGCCGGCACCGTACGTGCACGGTGAGCTCCAGCGTCGGCGTCCACCCCTTGAGCCCGAGGTCGAACGCGGTCGGCGGGAGCGCGTCGACCGCGAGCAGCAGCGACAGCGGATCGTGGTCGCGCCCGTCCGCCAGCCCGAGCCACCCGCGGATGGCGCCGACCCCGGAGGGCGCCCCGATTGCCCACCCGGCGGTCGCCGGGTCGAGCCGTACGTCCAGCCGGTCCATGATCGCGGTGGACCCGACGAACGGCGCGTTCTCCGGGGCGCTCTCCGTGCCCACGCACGCGTCGTACCCGGGCATCTCCGGCGGCCGCGCCGAGGTCCGCACCTCGTCCGTCAGCGCGTCGAGGTCGCCGTAGGCGGTCAGCACCCGCAGCCGCTCCACCTCGTCGCCGTGCTCGTCGTACTGGAAGACCGACGCCTGCCCAGTGGACATGCTCCGCCCGGCCCGGGCCGTCTGCGTCCGGACCACCGCGGGGCCGGGCTGCGCCGAGGTCAGATAGTGCGCGGTGATCGTCAGCGGGTCCGGGTGGGGCAGCTCCTCGCGCAGCGCGCGGGCGGCCACCGCGAGCAGGTACCCGCCGTTGATCGCCGAGACGATCGTCCACCCCTCGGACAGCTCCGCGTCGTACGTCCCGGGCTCGCCCGCCCGGGCCCGGACCGAGGTGTCCCGGTCGAACTCGCTGTCGCCGATGGCCGCGGGGGCCGTGCTCTGTGCCATACCGCATGTTACCCAGCGGTATGGCCGGCCCGTCCAGTCCTCCCGGGCAAAAACTGAGCGAGCGCTTAGGGTTCGGGGGCGTGGGGGAGCGGGCTCGCGGCGCCGTCTCCTGTGGTGCCGTCGGTCGACGGTCCCCCGCATCGCCTCCCTCCTCCGCCTTGGACGCGAAGCCGGAAGCCGCGTGGCGCCGCCCCTTGATCCACTCCCCACTACCCCCCAGATTGTTGGCGGCCGGCCCCGGCCGCAGCGCTGCCGCCGCCCACGCGGGTGAGCCGTTCGGTGATCTCGGCGAGCCGGGCGCGTGCCGCCGGGTCGTACGCCCTGTCGTGCGCCCGCGCGTCGGTGAACCGGTCGAAGTAGCGGCCGGTGACGCCGGCCAAGGCCGGGTCGGCGATCAGCCGGACCGTCGGCGCGACCCCTTCGGCGGTGCCGACGACCGGCGTGAAGCCGTACTCGCGCACGCCCGGGGTGTCCATGAGGTGGGCCGGATGTACGGCGTTCACCGTGATCCCGCGGTCGGCGAACTCCTCGGCCAGGTCGAAGGTGGACATGATCATCGCGAGTTTGCTCCGGCAGTACGCGTCGAGCCCCTCGTAGCCGCGCTCCAGCATGACGTCGTCGAAGTCGACGGGTGTCTGGCCGATCGAGGCGACGTTGACGACGCGCGCGGGCGCCGAGGCGGTGAGCAGCGGCAGCAGCGCGCGGATCAGCGCGTAGGGCGCCAGGTGGTTCACGGCGAACCGCAGTTCGTGGCCCTGGCGGCTCACGTCGCGCCGGGCCGGCTCGCTGCCGCCCCCGGCCGCGGCGTTGTTGACCAGCACGTCGAGGCGGGGTTCCGCGTCGATGACGCGGGCGGCCATCTCCCGCACCTGGTCGAGGTCCGCCAGGTCGGCGAGGTAGCCGCGCGCGGCCGCGCCCGGAGCGGCGGCGCGGACGGCCTCGACCGCCTCCTGGAGCCGCCCGGGGTCGCGGCCGTGCAGCAGGAGGGTCGCGCCGTCGCCGGCGAGATGGCGGGCGAGGTCCCAGCCCATGCCCTGGGTGGCGCCGGTGACGAGGACCACCTTGCCGTGCAGGGGGCGCGGGTCCGTGTGTGCGACCGGGGTACTCATGCCCTGAGATATATCAAGGCATTGATACATCTTCAAGTCTTGTCATCAGTTCACATCTGTACGATGGGTGGTATGGGACTGCCAGAAGGCGAGCGGCTCGGGCTGGACATCAAGCGCGCGGAGCAGGTCCTGATGGCCGCGAAGGGCGCCGCCCTGAAGCCGCTCGACCTCACCGTCGCGCAGTACGCCGCGCTGTTCGCCCTCTCGGGCAGCCCCGGTATCTCAGGCGCCGCGCTGGCTCGGGCCTGCCTGGTCACACCGCAGGCCATGACCGCCGTCCTGAAGACCCTCGAAGAGCGGGGGTTGGTGACCAGAACGGCGCACCCTTGGCACCAGAAGGTGCTGGAGACCCGCCTCACCGACGAGGGAGCGGCGCTTCTCGACCGTGCCGACCAGCGGGCCGTACGTATCGAGCGCCGGATGTCCGACGCGCTCACGCCCCAGGAGCGCGCCGCGCTCAAGGACCTGCTCGGCCGCTGTGTCGGCGCGTTGCACGACGACCGGGACGGCGGCGAGGCGGGCCGGGACGGCGCGGGCTGAGCCCGGCCGGGCGCCGGCGAGCGCCGGCCGAGCGCGCGCCGGAAAAGGGCGGGCGGGCGGGGGAGGGCGGGCCGTTACCCTGGTCGGGTGACCGATTTCCCGACTGAGCCCCCGCGACAGCGGCTCCGCGTGCTGGCAGCCATGAGCGGCGGCGTCGACTCCGCGGTCGCGGCCGCCCGGGCCGCCGAGGCGGGCCACGACGTGACCGGGGTGCACCTCGCCCTGTCCGCGAACCCGCAGAGCTTCCGTACCGGTGCCCGCGGCTGCTGCACGCTGGAGGACTCCCGGGACGCCCGGCGCGCCGCCGACGTGATCGGCATCCCCTTCTACGTATGGGACCTCGCCGACCGCTTCCGCGAGGACGTGGTGGACGACTTCGTCGCCGAGTACGCGGCCGGCCGCACTCCCAACCCGTGCCTGCGCTGCAACGAGAAGATCAAGTTCGCCGCGCTCCTCGACAAGGCCCTCGCCCTCGGCTTCGACGCGGTCTGCACCGGCCACTACGCCGCCGTGCGCACCGCCCCCGACGGCAGCCGCGAACTGCACCGCTCCGGCGACGTCGCCAAGGACCAGAGCTACGTCCTCGGCGTCCTGGACCAGCGGCAGCTCGCCCACGCGATGTTCCCGCTCGGCGACACCGCGGCCACCAAGGACGAGATCCGCGCCGAGGCCGAGCGCCGCGGCCTCACGGTGGCCCGCAAGCCCGACAGCCACGACATCTGCTTCATCGCCGACGGCGACACCCAGGGCTTCCTCGCCCAGCGGCTCGGCACCCGCGAGGGTGAGATCGTCGACGAGAGCGGCGCGGTGGTCGGCACCCACACCGGCGCGTACGGCTTCACCGTCGGCCAGCGCAAGGGCCTGCGGCTCGGCGTCCCCGCCGACGACGGCAAGCCGCGCTACGTCCTGGACATCTCGCCGGTGGACAACACCGTCACCGTCGGCCCCGCCGAGGCGCTCGACGTGACCGCGCTCACCGCGATCCGCCCGCGCTGGTGCGGCACCCCGCCGACCGGCCGGGCCGCGTACACCGCGCAGTTGCGCGCCCACGGCGAGGAGGTGACCGCCACCGCCGAACTCCTCGACGGCACCCTGCACGTCACCTTCGCCCAGTCGATGCGCGGCATCGCCCCGGGTCAGGCGGTCGTGCTCTACGACGGCACCCGCGTCGTCGGCTCGGCGACGATCGCCACCACCGACCGCGACCGGGATCGCGACCGGGATCGTGGCCGGAACCGGCCCACCCCGGCCGCCGCCGGACGCACCGCATGACCGACCCGACGACCGATCCCGTGGTGGACTCTGTGACCAGCTCCGCGAACGACTCCGCGACCACTCCCGTGGGCACCCCCGCGGCCGACACGGCGACCGGCGTCGTGACCGGTGCGGCACCCGGCACCGCGGCCGACACGGCCACCACTGCCGACACGGCCACCGCTGCCGCCACCGGTGCCGCCGGGCCGCGGCCGACCCGCCCGCTCAACATCTGCGTGTTCCTCTCCGCCGCCGACCTGCCCGACCGCTACACCGCGCCCGCCCGGGAGTTCGCCGACCTGCTCGGCAGGGCCGGCCACACGCTGGTCTGGGGCGGCTCGGAGTCCGGCCTGATGAAGGTCGTCGCCGACGGTGTGCAGCAGGCCGGCGGGCGGCTGGTCGGCGTCTCCGTCGAGTTCCTGCGCGCCAAGGCCCGCGCAGGCGCCGACGAGATGGTGATCGCACCGGACCTCGCCACCCGCAAGGCCGAACTGCTGCGCCGCTCCGACGCGATCGTGGTGATGGTCGGCGGCACCGGCACGCTCGACGAGGCGACGGAGATCCTGGAGCTGAAGAAGCACGGACTGCACGCCAAACCGGTGGTCCTGCTCAACAGCGCGGGTTTCTACGACGGGTTGGCCGCGCAGTTCCGCAGGATGGAGGAGGAGGGCTTCCTGCCCTTGCCGCTCTCCGAGCTGGTGCACTTCTCCGACGACGGCGCCGACGCGCTGGCCTACCTCCAGGAGCACGCGTGAGCGTCCACCTCGTCACCGGTGCCGGGTCCGGGATCGGCGCGGCGGTGGCCCGAAGGCTGCTGGCCCGCGGCGACGAACTGTGGCTGCTGGCCCGCGACGCGGGCCGGGCCCGGCAACTGGCCGACGCGTTCCCCGGGGCGCGGACCCTCGTCGGCGACCTCGCGGTCCCGGCCCGGTTGTCCTGGGCGCTGGAGAAGCAGGCGCTCCCGGACCGGCTGGACTCCCTCCTGCACAGCGCCGGCACCGTCGACCTCGGACCGGTCGGCGACCTCACCCCGAAGCTGTGGGAGCACACCCTCGCGGTGAACCTCGTCTCGCCCGCCGAACTCACCCGGCTGCTGCTGCCCCAACTCCGGCTCTCCCGGGGCACCGTGGTCCTCGTCAACTCCGGCGCCGGGCTCCAGGCACACGCCGAGTGGAGCGCGTACGCCGCGAGCAAGCACGGGCTCAGGGCCCTCGCGGACTCGCTCCGCGCGGAGGAGCAGGCGCACGGCGTACGCGTCACCACCGTGTATCCCGGGCGGACCGCCACCCCCATGCAGCAGAAGGTCCACCAGCAGGAGGGCAAGCCCTACGACCCCTCGCGCTGGATCGACCCCGAGTCCGTCGCCACGACGGTTCTCTCCGTCCTCGACCTCCCGCGCGACGCCACGATCCCCGACGTGACGCTGCGCCCCGCGCGGTAAGCGGTCCCCCCGGGGCGGACACGCGAACCCCGGCGGCGGGGAGCCGTCTACGCTGCCACCGTGAGCACCGAGGCGACCACCGAGACCAGCGAACGTTTCACCCTGCCCGAGGGCGCCGCGACAGGCGTGGGCTCGATGCCGGGGGGAGACGCGCGAGAATCCGCCCGGGTGGCCACGGAGGCCGTCGGCGCGCTGCCGTACCTGCCCGAGCTGCCGGCCCGCGGCCCGGGCGCGGACATGATCGGCCGCACCCTCGGCCTGCTGGTGGAGCTGTACGCACGGGTGGAGCCCAGCGGCTGGAGGTTCGGGGACCGACCGGGGCGCGACACCAAGCGGGCCAGGTCATGGCTGGGCGAGGACCTGGACGCGCTGGAGGAGTTCACGCAAGGACACCAGGGCCCGTTGAAGATCCAGGCGGTCGGCCCGTGGACGCTGGCCTCGGCCGTCGAACTGCACAACGGCGAGGCGGCGCTACGCGACCCCGGCGCGGTCCGCGACCTGACCGCGTCCCTCGCGGAGGGCCTGACCGCGCACCTCGCGGACGTCCGCCGCCGCGTGCCGGGCGCCGCTCTCCTGCTGCAACTGGACGAGCCGGGCATCACCGCGGTGCTGCGCGGCGAGATCAGGACCGCCAGCGGCTACCGCACCCACCGCGCGGTGGACCGGGCGGTCGTCGAGGGCGCGCTGCGCGACCTGGTCGACGCGGCGGGAGCGGCCGGCGCCGCCGTCAGCGTCCACTCCTGCGCCCCCGAGGTGCCGTTCGCGCTGCTGCGCCGGGCCGGGGTCGCCGGGGTCTCCTTCGACTTCGACCTGCTCACCGAGCGTGACTGGGACGCGTTCGGCGAGGCCGTGGAGGCCGGCACCGCGCTGTTCGCGGGTGTCGTGCCAGGCACGGATGCCCCGTTGTCAGACCCAGCGGGTAGCGTCAGTGGTGTTCGGGCGCTGTGGCGCAGGTTGGGACTGGCACCGGGGGCGTTGGGGTCCTCCGTCGCCATTACCCCGTCCTGCGGTCTGGCGGGGGCCTCACCGGCCTATGCCCGTGCCGCGCTCGTGCACTGCGCGAGGGCGGCACGCTCGCTCGTCGACAACCCAGAGTGACGCCGGAGTGCGGCCGCTTGCGGCCCGATTGGTAGGAGGGACACGGACGTGGCAGCCGAGCAGGAGGCCGGCCGGGCGGACATCCCCGCCGAGGCCCGTGAGGAGCACGCGCGCCTGGCCGAGCAGGTCGAGGAGCACCGCTTCCGTTACTACGTGAACGACGCACCGGTCGTCAGCGACGCCGAGTTCGACCGGCTGCTGCGCCGGCTGGAGGCGATCGAGGAGCGGCACCCGGCGCTGCGCACCCCCGACTCGCCCACCCAGAAGGTCGCGGGCGCTTACGCGACCGAGTTCACCTCGGTCCAGCACCGCGAGCGCCTGCTCTCGCTGGACAACGCCTTCAGCGACGAGGAGTTGACCACCTGGGCCGACCGGGTCGCGGCCGAGCTGGGCCCGCCGGACAACACCCGCAGCCCGTACCACTTCCTGTGCGAGCTGAAGGTCGACGGCCTCGCGGTCAACCTGACGTACGAACAGGGCCGGCTCACCCGCGCCGCCACCCGCGGCGACGGCCGCACCGGCGAGGACATCACGCCCAACGTCCGCACTATCGCCGACATCCCCGACCGGCTGGCCGGCGACCGGGTGCCCGACCTGGTCGAGATCCGCGGCGAGGTCTACTTCCCCGGCGAGAAGTTCGAGGAGCTCAACGCCCGGCTGGTCGAAGGCGGCGACAAGCCGTTCGCCAACCCGCGGAACGCGGCGGCCGGCTCACTGCGCCAGAAGGACCCCCGGATCACCGCCACCCGCCCGCTGCGCATGGTGGTGCACGGCATCGGCGCCCGCGAGGGCTTCGACATCGACTGCCAGTCGCACGCCTACGCCCTCCTCCACGAGTGGGGCCTGCCCACCGCCCGCTACAACAAGGTGGTCGACTCGCTGGCCGCCGTCCGCGAGTTCATCGCGTACTACGGCGAGCACCGCCACGACGTCGAGCACGAGATCGACGGCGTCGTCGTCAAGGTGGACGAGATCCCGCTCCAGGGCCGGCTCGGCTCCACCTCGCGCGCCCCGCGCTGGGCCATCGCCTGGAAGTACGCCCCGGAGGAGGTCAACACCAAGCTCGTGGACATCCGGGTCGGCGTCGGCCGCACCGGCCGGGTGACGCCGTACGCAGTGGTGGAACCGGTCACCGTGGCCGGCTCCGAGGTCGAGTTCGCCACCCTGCACAACCAGGAGGTGGTGAAGAAGAAGGGCGTCCTGATCGGCGACACCGTGGTGCTGCGCAAGGCCGGCGACGTCATCCCGGAGATCCTGGGCCCGGTGGCGGACCTGCGGGACGGCAGCGAGCGGGAGTTCGCGATGCCCGCCGAGTGCCCCGAGTGCGGCACCGCCCTCCAGCCCATGAAGGAAGGCGACATCGACCTGCGCTGCCCCAACGCGCGGCGCTGCCCGGCCCAGTTGCGCGAGCGGATCTTCTACCTCGCCGGCCGCCGGTGCCTGGACATCGAAGCGCTCGGATACGTCGCGGCGACCGCGCTCACCCAGCCGCTCGCCCCCGACCAGCCGCCGATGGCCGACGAGGGTGACCTCTTCGACCTCGACATCGAGCGCCTGCTGCCGATCCGCTCCTACGTCCTGGACCAGGACAGCGGGCTGCCCAAGCGCGACCCGGAGACCGGCGAGGAGAAGGTCGTCACCTTCTTCGCCAACCAGAAGGGCGAGCCGAAGAAGAACGCGCTGTCCATGCTGGAGAACATCGCGGCCGCCAAGGAGCGCCCGCTGGCCCGGGTGATCACCGGCCTGTCCATCCGCCACGTCGGCCCGGTGGCCGCCGAGGCGCTCGCCCGCGAGTTCCGCGACCTG comes from Streptomyces sp. NBC_00448 and encodes:
- a CDS encoding thioesterase family protein; the protein is MAQSTAPAAIGDSEFDRDTSVRARAGEPGTYDAELSEGWTIVSAINGGYLLAVAARALREELPHPDPLTITAHYLTSAQPGPAVVRTQTARAGRSMSTGQASVFQYDEHGDEVERLRVLTAYGDLDALTDEVRTSARPPEMPGYDACVGTESAPENAPFVGSTAIMDRLDVRLDPATAGWAIGAPSGVGAIRGWLGLADGRDHDPLSLLLAVDALPPTAFDLGLKGWTPTLELTVHVRCRPAPGPVRISLTTRNLAGGLLEEDAEVWDSADRLVAQSRQLARAPRG
- a CDS encoding SDR family NAD(P)-dependent oxidoreductase; translation: MSTPVAHTDPRPLHGKVVLVTGATQGMGWDLARHLAGDGATLLLHGRDPGRLQEAVEAVRAAAPGAAARGYLADLADLDQVREMAARVIDAEPRLDVLVNNAAAGGGSEPARRDVSRQGHELRFAVNHLAPYALIRALLPLLTASAPARVVNVASIGQTPVDFDDVMLERGYEGLDAYCRSKLAMIMSTFDLAEEFADRGITVNAVHPAHLMDTPGVREYGFTPVVGTAEGVAPTVRLIADPALAGVTGRYFDRFTDARAHDRAYDPAARARLAEITERLTRVGGGSAAAGAGRQQSGG
- the mnmA gene encoding tRNA 2-thiouridine(34) synthase MnmA, translating into MTDFPTEPPRQRLRVLAAMSGGVDSAVAAARAAEAGHDVTGVHLALSANPQSFRTGARGCCTLEDSRDARRAADVIGIPFYVWDLADRFREDVVDDFVAEYAAGRTPNPCLRCNEKIKFAALLDKALALGFDAVCTGHYAAVRTAPDGSRELHRSGDVAKDQSYVLGVLDQRQLAHAMFPLGDTAATKDEIRAEAERRGLTVARKPDSHDICFIADGDTQGFLAQRLGTREGEIVDESGAVVGTHTGAYGFTVGQRKGLRLGVPADDGKPRYVLDISPVDNTVTVGPAEALDVTALTAIRPRWCGTPPTGRAAYTAQLRAHGEEVTATAELLDGTLHVTFAQSMRGIAPGQAVVLYDGTRVVGSATIATTDRDRDRDRDRGRNRPTPAAAGRTA
- a CDS encoding glutamate ABC transporter substrate-binding protein; protein product: MIPQKNGNRSARGRERGIGAGGGGGAIGVGGGGRGRGRGGRRGMAAAGTALALAGALTACGGGGSSSLPSSPGGKSGAGKPSAYTQAQVVAAAPVAPASAITAGSWMAKVKKRGTLLVGGTDSSAMFSQRNPVSGQLEGFDAGLSQMLAKYITGKPATKLSLVTVDTRETMLQNGTVDTVFATYTITPQRAQKVAFAGPYYESGDAILVKAGNSTITKPADLNGKTVATEGNSTAALDLKKFAPKAKTLLFQEDGECVAAVKQGRADAYVLDQGILLGDVVSDPQLKVVGQPFTQEPYGIGLPKADPEAKAFVNAWLKTIYADGEWAKLWKATVGTKIAGSPPAPPTIGSADGS
- a CDS encoding MarR family winged helix-turn-helix transcriptional regulator gives rise to the protein MGLPEGERLGLDIKRAEQVLMAAKGAALKPLDLTVAQYAALFALSGSPGISGAALARACLVTPQAMTAVLKTLEERGLVTRTAHPWHQKVLETRLTDEGAALLDRADQRAVRIERRMSDALTPQERAALKDLLGRCVGALHDDRDGGEAGRDGAG
- a CDS encoding amino acid ABC transporter permease, which encodes MHEVLHHLGYLAGGLGTTLELSLLGFAGAVVLGTLLTVMRVSPILPLRVLGTLYVEVFRNVPLLAFLVLFVFGLPDAGITYSLFTSEAICLALYFAGYVCEAVRAGINAVPVGQAEAARAIGMTFGQSLALVILPQAFRTMVQPLANVFIGVVLSSSLGAAVGVSELIGRTQWLDLQYDEPVPTFLLATVGYVLITLAVGLLAGRLQKRMAVRR
- a CDS encoding cysteine desulfurase family protein, with protein sequence MAYLDHAATTPMLPEAVRAMTAHLTVTGNASALHAAGRQARRTVEESREALAAALGARPSEVVFTAGGTESDNLAVKGLFWSRRAEDARRVRVLASPVEHHAVLDAVYWLADHEGAVVEWLAVDGHGRVRPEALRAALERGAGPDDVALVTAMWANNEVGTILPVPELAEVAREFGVPMHSDAVQAFGQLDLDFAASGLDAMTVTGHKVGGPYGVGALLLRREDTPVPLLHGGGQERSRSGTLDVPAIAAFAAAGTLAAERRAEFVGHVGALRDELVRGVRAAVPDAVLNGDPSPDGRLAGNAHFTFPGCEGDALLLLLDAQGIACSTGSACTAGVAQPSHVLLAMGRSAADARGTLRFSLGHTSTADEVAALTGAIGGAVERARAAGRA
- a CDS encoding amino acid ABC transporter permease gives rise to the protein MTGPNRVLFDAPGPRARRRIRLATALSVLVIAGLIALGVHQLARHGQLDHARWQPFGQWPYQRFLLQGLVRTLKAAGMAALLALPAGALLALGRLSPHRVLRLAAGGFVELFRSVPLLLVLYVFLMGIPRAGYTFPVFWELVIPVVLCTSALLAEIFRAGVLALDRGQSEAGYALGMRRRQVMWLVVLPQAVRLVVPTLVSQLVSLLKDTTLGYVVSYPELLNQGKVLGSYTHDFLQSYLSVTAIYIVVNAVLSQLAEALERRGKRRPKAGAAGTGPGLPGPRTPESVGVEALRTT
- a CDS encoding SDR family oxidoreductase, whose product is MSVHLVTGAGSGIGAAVARRLLARGDELWLLARDAGRARQLADAFPGARTLVGDLAVPARLSWALEKQALPDRLDSLLHSAGTVDLGPVGDLTPKLWEHTLAVNLVSPAELTRLLLPQLRLSRGTVVLVNSGAGLQAHAEWSAYAASKHGLRALADSLRAEEQAHGVRVTTVYPGRTATPMQQKVHQQEGKPYDPSRWIDPESVATTVLSVLDLPRDATIPDVTLRPAR
- a CDS encoding TIGR00730 family Rossman fold protein, giving the protein MCVFLSAADLPDRYTAPAREFADLLGRAGHTLVWGGSESGLMKVVADGVQQAGGRLVGVSVEFLRAKARAGADEMVIAPDLATRKAELLRRSDAIVVMVGGTGTLDEATEILELKKHGLHAKPVVLLNSAGFYDGLAAQFRRMEEEGFLPLPLSELVHFSDDGADALAYLQEHA